Proteins from one Variovorax sp. PBL-E5 genomic window:
- a CDS encoding glyoxalase superfamily protein, giving the protein MEFKSTHTHDSLYSLKAQAEALQVQANASGHPLKRADALEAVAKQNGFRDWNAAAAAGKAGRLVAGSDAAPWTTIDAPLPQLRLRVQRPGDQSHAAVVELMRWAKQLDYIGDHVSDDPGVGDLMAHIGGDIPYVFVRDPGRFEDDLFHLCDRGYDDIEGVVFTREQLEESGVVAWQKLRGSHDGDRMFSVVDDNLRMHSDRVELKQAARVVASIAMMADQLSDASRARP; this is encoded by the coding sequence ATGGAATTCAAATCGACGCATACGCATGACTCGCTTTACAGCCTCAAGGCTCAGGCGGAGGCATTGCAGGTGCAAGCCAACGCCTCAGGGCACCCGCTCAAGCGAGCCGACGCATTGGAGGCCGTCGCAAAGCAGAACGGCTTCAGGGACTGGAATGCGGCCGCGGCGGCCGGCAAGGCCGGAAGGCTCGTCGCAGGCTCGGATGCCGCGCCCTGGACAACCATCGACGCACCGTTGCCCCAGCTTCGGTTGCGCGTGCAACGACCAGGGGACCAGAGCCATGCAGCGGTGGTTGAGCTCATGCGTTGGGCCAAGCAATTGGATTACATCGGCGACCACGTATCGGACGACCCAGGCGTGGGCGACCTGATGGCCCACATCGGAGGTGACATCCCGTACGTGTTCGTCCGTGACCCTGGGCGATTCGAGGACGACCTGTTCCACCTTTGCGACCGGGGTTACGACGACATTGAAGGCGTGGTGTTCACGCGGGAGCAACTCGAGGAGTCGGGGGTCGTCGCATGGCAGAAGCTTCGTGGCTCCCACGACGGCGACAGGATGTTCTCAGTCGTGGACGACAACTTGCGAATGCACTCCGACCGCGTGGAGCTCAAACAAGCCGCGCGTGTTGTCGCGAGCATCGCAATGATGGCGGACCAACTGAGCGACGCGTCAAGGGCTCGCCCTTAG
- a CDS encoding HAD family hydrolase has product MPQLSALRQAAPARSDLPVLPALPGVGILWDVDGVLVRSEPLHMEKLVAVARRCGVEIPAAAFSTVQRFTVPGAEGAPVEAQMPLYGAGDKNVYHWLVSIRPEIKQVLSLDQWLALLLDHYLAQAHRIEARGSIPEVVRQLESAKALQGVVTSGIPAQVTANLKAVGPASEHFAFVLTADDVTQSKPHPEGYLRGAALLADKFLSTKSGPLVIVAVEDSPPGVRAALDAGLLCIQFLLPGQAPEVLTPHEAGRFRAATSAEEVLAAIHAFAEQQRGR; this is encoded by the coding sequence ATGCCCCAACTATCTGCTTTGCGTCAAGCCGCTCCCGCCAGGAGTGACCTCCCCGTCTTACCCGCCCTCCCCGGCGTAGGTATCCTTTGGGACGTCGACGGCGTCCTTGTGCGCAGCGAGCCACTTCACATGGAGAAGTTGGTCGCGGTGGCGCGCCGCTGCGGCGTCGAGATTCCCGCAGCTGCTTTCTCGACGGTACAGCGCTTCACCGTGCCTGGAGCGGAAGGCGCGCCTGTGGAGGCCCAAATGCCGCTATACGGCGCTGGCGACAAGAACGTCTACCACTGGCTGGTGAGCATTCGCCCTGAAATCAAGCAGGTACTCTCGCTGGACCAGTGGCTCGCTCTGCTCCTCGACCACTACCTGGCGCAAGCACACCGCATCGAAGCCCGAGGCTCGATACCAGAGGTGGTCAGACAGCTCGAATCCGCCAAAGCTCTCCAGGGCGTGGTTACGAGCGGCATCCCTGCCCAGGTGACTGCCAACCTCAAAGCCGTGGGCCCGGCCAGCGAGCACTTCGCCTTCGTGCTGACGGCAGACGATGTGACGCAGTCAAAGCCGCACCCTGAGGGGTATTTGCGAGGGGCCGCGCTGTTGGCCGATAAGTTTTTGTCGACAAAATCCGGCCCGCTCGTCATCGTTGCGGTGGAAGACAGCCCTCCCGGTGTCCGGGCAGCCTTGGACGCGGGGCTGCTGTGCATCCAATTCCTGTTGCCAGGCCAGGCGCCTGAAGTCTTGACGCCGCACGAAGCGGGCCGTTTTCGGGCCGCGACGAGCGCCGAGGAGGTGCTGGCTGCCATTCACGCGTTTGCCGAGCAGCAGCGCGGGCGGTAG
- a CDS encoding AAA family ATPase, with amino-acid sequence MQYNKTALELDLFVNSSTHVDGTVTQLEKLFYPFEDITDKSVSLAAAYRARVTTPTGDHTVFVSYRELAGAPTYNLWCGDKFSEGKDLTDAQAKERCKKAAEGTSDPRTLIAQMMSEGFAKMPESTGCNFWRLMRSNKICKHVETFLFHLKTNNPDFATELATDYKAVASGVPPTAAASSKHYTLADLAFRVPVLYEGDRGAGKTFEARAFARSRKLPYVECPGHEGIEAPDLLGFLVPYGPGQMVWKDGPLSEAFRKAQKGKTVLVLDEILRIPNRELSILLTAFSPDNGVYRLRTGRIVSVEDGIASEETLECPVENLCVVATTNVGSEYAVDDCDPALAERFIVLRKDTNEAELKRILTGIAVKNGLSATEVTKALKFFKHMGEAMNNGLVKNIPTTRTMARAFELAVVDEDVVKGLRSQILLWVARTSEGKPVAEQVTFVTATLDKDFP; translated from the coding sequence ATGCAATACAACAAGACGGCTCTCGAGCTCGACCTCTTCGTGAACAGCTCCACTCACGTGGACGGCACGGTGACCCAGCTCGAGAAGCTGTTTTACCCATTTGAAGACATAACCGACAAGTCCGTCTCGCTGGCTGCGGCCTACCGCGCGCGCGTGACGACCCCGACAGGCGACCACACGGTCTTCGTATCCTATCGGGAACTGGCCGGAGCGCCGACCTACAACCTGTGGTGTGGCGACAAGTTCTCCGAAGGCAAGGACCTCACCGACGCGCAAGCGAAGGAGCGCTGCAAAAAGGCGGCGGAAGGAACTTCCGACCCGAGGACGCTGATTGCCCAAATGATGTCCGAAGGCTTCGCGAAAATGCCGGAGTCGACGGGCTGCAACTTCTGGCGGCTGATGCGAAGCAACAAGATTTGCAAGCACGTCGAAACGTTCCTGTTTCACCTGAAGACGAACAACCCGGACTTCGCGACCGAGCTGGCAACGGACTACAAGGCCGTTGCGAGCGGCGTCCCGCCAACGGCCGCCGCGTCCTCGAAGCACTACACCCTTGCCGACCTGGCCTTCCGAGTGCCGGTGCTCTACGAGGGTGACCGCGGCGCAGGTAAGACCTTCGAAGCTCGCGCGTTCGCGCGCAGCCGAAAGCTGCCGTACGTGGAATGCCCGGGGCACGAAGGTATCGAGGCGCCCGACCTGCTCGGCTTTCTTGTGCCATACGGCCCTGGCCAGATGGTGTGGAAGGACGGACCGCTTTCCGAGGCGTTCCGCAAAGCTCAGAAGGGCAAGACGGTGCTGGTGCTGGACGAAATTCTGCGCATCCCCAATCGCGAGCTTTCCATCCTGCTGACGGCGTTCTCGCCGGACAACGGGGTGTACCGGCTGCGCACCGGTCGAATCGTATCTGTGGAAGACGGCATCGCGAGCGAAGAAACGCTCGAATGCCCGGTCGAAAACCTCTGTGTCGTGGCGACCACCAACGTGGGCTCCGAATATGCGGTGGATGACTGTGACCCGGCGTTGGCCGAGCGATTCATCGTGCTGCGCAAGGACACGAACGAGGCTGAACTGAAGCGCATCCTCACGGGGATTGCGGTCAAGAACGGGCTCTCCGCTACCGAGGTGACGAAGGCTCTCAAGTTCTTCAAGCACATGGGTGAGGCGATGAACAACGGGCTGGTGAAAAACATCCCGACGACCCGAACCATGGCTCGCGCGTTCGAGCTGGCGGTGGTCGATGAGGACGTCGTCAAGGGGCTGCGCTCGCAGATTCTTCTGTGGGTTGCGCGCACCAGCGAGGGCAAACCTGTCGCAGAGCAGGTGACGTTCGTGACGGCGACTTTGGACAAAGACTTCCCTTAA
- a CDS encoding YcbK family protein, translated as MRIPPPDLLARLDPSAFNLANAPHASLAHPDPDELGLDQGRRSFLRAAAGAAAAGFLPPANSAMVFNTDVGSEPAKEDAPAPQAVEEGKAELVLPQAPRQQAMRRLAIGEIPGDFWERPRELHLQRQGTSERMRIVYWRDGKLVPEGYWAACNLLRDVKAKMMTYMDPAVLDILRGILGYYEAWNWNYPIIITSGYRTVGTNNGLKSEGAAKNSMHLYGRAVDLYMQRIPVAHLGQLGMHFQRGGVGFYPQRGFVHLDTGRLRSWKG; from the coding sequence ATGCGAATTCCCCCGCCCGACCTGCTCGCGCGGCTTGACCCGAGTGCATTCAACCTTGCGAATGCTCCGCATGCGAGCCTCGCCCACCCCGACCCCGACGAACTAGGCCTTGACCAAGGTCGTCGAAGTTTCCTGCGCGCGGCCGCCGGCGCGGCCGCTGCCGGCTTCCTCCCTCCGGCAAACAGCGCGATGGTGTTCAATACGGATGTGGGCTCGGAGCCCGCGAAAGAAGACGCCCCTGCCCCGCAGGCGGTCGAAGAGGGCAAGGCGGAGCTGGTGCTGCCTCAGGCTCCCCGGCAACAGGCGATGCGTCGCCTTGCGATTGGCGAAATCCCAGGAGACTTCTGGGAGCGCCCCCGCGAGCTGCACCTCCAACGTCAAGGCACGTCCGAGCGGATGCGAATCGTCTACTGGCGCGACGGGAAGCTGGTCCCTGAGGGCTACTGGGCCGCCTGCAACCTGCTACGGGACGTCAAAGCCAAGATGATGACCTACATGGACCCAGCGGTCCTGGACATTCTGCGCGGCATCCTTGGCTACTACGAGGCCTGGAACTGGAACTACCCCATCATCATCACCTCCGGCTACCGGACGGTTGGGACCAACAATGGCCTGAAGTCCGAAGGAGCAGCGAAGAACTCGATGCACCTTTACGGGCGCGCGGTCGACCTCTACATGCAACGCATCCCGGTCGCCCACCTCGGCCAACTTGGCATGCACTTCCAGCGCGGGGGTGTGGGCTTCTACCCGCAAAGAGGCTTCGTGCACCTCGATACAGGGCGCCTGCGCAGCTGGAAAGGCTAG
- a CDS encoding 3'-5' exonuclease → MEISFNHVIKLAARLGRSIHIFDLECTTFRGMANFGITEVAGFRVWPDKDSGAIYSHLINPEREISREAQKLTGITQSMVADKELWGARYAADYRRMAGDTWLTGYNIKTFDLHAVKDMNERYGFPIDEFKFVFDVRDLHLNLSCAENKKGTLVEVAAMYGVTPKGAAHRAKADVILTVETLDKIIDLYGMQAVLDRILPKADGAYDKLTAQAIAKFVKNKTQVSLPQLAKAFVTDEKKVSFELAGPSTSAWSTRPSSRPRTRSIGLLKHLLKSTVSSSLAAS, encoded by the coding sequence ATGGAAATCTCATTCAACCACGTCATCAAGCTGGCAGCCCGCTTGGGGCGCAGCATCCACATCTTCGACCTGGAGTGCACCACCTTTCGCGGCATGGCGAACTTTGGCATCACCGAGGTTGCCGGCTTCCGGGTCTGGCCTGACAAGGACTCCGGCGCCATCTACAGCCACCTCATCAACCCCGAGCGAGAAATCTCGCGTGAAGCTCAAAAGCTGACCGGCATCACACAGAGCATGGTCGCCGACAAAGAGCTTTGGGGTGCGCGCTACGCCGCCGACTACCGTCGAATGGCCGGCGACACCTGGCTCACCGGGTACAACATCAAGACCTTCGACCTTCATGCCGTCAAAGACATGAACGAGCGGTACGGATTCCCCATCGACGAGTTCAAGTTCGTCTTCGACGTCCGGGACCTTCACCTGAACCTGTCGTGCGCTGAAAACAAAAAGGGAACGCTCGTCGAGGTGGCCGCGATGTACGGCGTGACCCCCAAAGGCGCAGCGCACAGGGCCAAGGCCGACGTTATCCTGACGGTGGAGACCCTGGACAAAATCATCGACCTCTACGGGATGCAGGCGGTCCTCGACCGAATTCTCCCGAAGGCCGATGGGGCCTACGACAAGCTGACAGCTCAAGCCATCGCGAAGTTCGTCAAGAACAAGACCCAGGTCTCGCTCCCGCAACTCGCCAAGGCCTTTGTCACGGACGAAAAAAAGGTGAGCTTCGAGCTCGCCGGGCCATCGACGAGCGCCTGGTCGACCCGACCATCTTCGCGGCCGCGGACACGCAGCATTGGCTTGCTGAAGCACTTGTTGAAGTCAACGGTGAGCTCGTCACTGGCGGCAAGCTGA
- a CDS encoding Rad52/Rad22 family DNA repair protein: MDTKQIIANLQAFFPASAIKWRAGKKESERRGLALPYIDARDVQARLDAVVGAQGWEVTMKPSSVGVIAGIKILLDGHWVLKEDGAQFDSFKDNDAKELAIKGAFSDGFKRAAVMWGIGRYLYAFEAPVVDLDENGELVSTPTLPPQFLPEADREAAIAQAQAGATSSKTTDTAAEVPAQANPVAEAKVTPVAEVKAMPPVTESVKVAETKPKETKVQKTSAPVPDTSADDERRARADALADSAAGQDTGSKAAAANDSAAGNGAANDSGTASTAPAGAKVVAGFDYGHLTLSDAEEGFVKDILVKVPKFPYEVLKKYLDGDKAKQKVNETAMKWLLKCLDEENARKKAA; encoded by the coding sequence ATGGATACCAAGCAAATCATCGCAAACCTCCAGGCATTCTTCCCTGCATCGGCCATCAAGTGGCGCGCCGGCAAGAAGGAAAGCGAGCGCCGCGGCCTCGCCCTCCCCTACATCGATGCGCGCGACGTTCAGGCCCGCCTGGATGCCGTCGTTGGCGCCCAGGGCTGGGAAGTCACGATGAAGCCGTCCTCGGTTGGCGTCATCGCCGGCATCAAGATTCTCCTGGACGGCCACTGGGTCCTGAAGGAAGACGGCGCCCAGTTCGACAGCTTCAAGGACAACGACGCCAAGGAACTCGCCATCAAGGGTGCGTTCAGCGACGGTTTCAAGCGCGCCGCCGTGATGTGGGGCATCGGTCGCTACCTCTACGCCTTCGAGGCGCCGGTGGTCGACCTGGACGAAAACGGCGAACTGGTGTCGACACCGACCTTGCCGCCGCAGTTCCTGCCGGAAGCCGACCGCGAAGCTGCCATTGCACAGGCCCAAGCCGGTGCGACGTCGAGCAAGACGACGGACACCGCAGCCGAGGTCCCCGCCCAAGCCAACCCCGTTGCTGAGGCCAAGGTGACTCCGGTCGCCGAGGTGAAGGCAATGCCGCCCGTAACGGAATCCGTCAAGGTTGCCGAGACGAAGCCCAAGGAAACGAAGGTCCAAAAGACCTCCGCCCCGGTGCCGGACACCAGCGCTGACGACGAGCGCCGCGCACGCGCAGATGCACTTGCTGACAGCGCTGCAGGCCAGGACACCGGCTCGAAGGCCGCTGCCGCGAACGACAGCGCGGCTGGCAACGGCGCTGCGAACGACAGCGGCACGGCCAGCACGGCACCGGCCGGCGCGAAGGTCGTTGCAGGCTTCGACTACGGGCACCTGACCCTGAGCGACGCTGAAGAAGGCTTCGTGAAGGACATCCTCGTGAAGGTGCCGAAGTTCCCGTATGAAGTGCTGAAGAAGTACCTCGACGGCGACAAGGCAAAGCAGAAGGTCAACGAGACCGCCATGAAGTGGCTGCTGAAGTGCCTTGACGAAGAGAACGCCCGCAAGAAGGCCGCTTAA
- the dsbG gene encoding thiol:disulfide interchange protein DsbG: MKKSLIALALAFGFVAAGHAQDATPTSPAAIPAPLQLAIQGGMKVENKFDAAGGLTGWILSQGVGKYLVAYTPPGGEVVLAGMLRNAKGEDLTKQYLDKYAPKPDYDKFWSRLESTQTINEGAQGSAAKSVIYAFMDPNCIYCHFAWKALQPYEKVGLQVRWVPVAILGGNSPGQAAALLTSKDPVAAFAEHQRTWDPKKNQVGITPLASIPMSAKKTLDANSSLMVELGVSGTPGIFYKDAKGKVQKVDGMPGLRDLPGITGLPEQAITDPELQRFRR; encoded by the coding sequence ATGAAGAAGTCCCTCATCGCCCTCGCCCTCGCCTTCGGTTTCGTTGCGGCCGGTCACGCACAAGATGCGACGCCCACCTCGCCGGCGGCAATCCCCGCTCCCTTGCAGCTGGCCATCCAGGGCGGCATGAAGGTCGAGAACAAGTTCGACGCCGCAGGTGGCCTCACCGGTTGGATTCTGTCGCAAGGTGTCGGCAAGTACCTGGTGGCTTACACCCCGCCGGGTGGTGAAGTCGTGCTCGCGGGCATGCTGCGCAACGCCAAGGGCGAAGACCTGACGAAGCAATACCTCGACAAGTACGCCCCGAAGCCGGACTACGACAAGTTCTGGTCCCGCCTGGAGAGCACGCAAACCATCAACGAGGGCGCGCAAGGCAGCGCTGCGAAGTCGGTCATCTATGCCTTCATGGACCCGAATTGCATCTACTGCCACTTTGCTTGGAAGGCCCTGCAGCCTTACGAAAAGGTTGGGCTGCAAGTCCGCTGGGTGCCGGTGGCCATCCTTGGCGGCAACTCGCCCGGCCAGGCCGCGGCGCTCCTCACGTCGAAGGACCCGGTCGCGGCCTTTGCAGAGCACCAACGCACCTGGGACCCGAAGAAGAACCAGGTTGGCATCACGCCGCTGGCGAGCATCCCCATGTCTGCTAAGAAAACCCTCGACGCAAACAGCAGCCTCATGGTCGAGCTCGGCGTGAGCGGTACGCCTGGCATCTTCTACAAGGATGCCAAGGGCAAGGTGCAAAAGGTCGACGGTATGCCAGGCCTGAGGGACCTGCCAGGCATCACTGGCCTTCCCGAACAGGCCATCACCGACCCGGAGCTGCAGCGCTTCCGTCGCTGA
- a CDS encoding single-stranded DNA-binding protein produces MSYTTRICSCLTFSPLAGKGPYALNVLGLAIEVIRVSGSFLMAYERIQVVGNIGSSETRKSGAGNPYFEMSVATDRGIGGAKQTVWYKVLLFGAMAQKPEALANYTKGRQVLVEGRPQVEAYLKKDGTPGLDNAIVAISMPELLGHK; encoded by the coding sequence GTGAGCTATACGACTCGTATATGTTCTTGCCTAACCTTTTCGCCGCTCGCCGGAAAGGGGCCCTATGCGCTCAACGTCTTGGGGCTGGCAATCGAGGTCATCCGCGTTTCAGGTAGTTTTCTCATGGCTTACGAGCGAATTCAGGTAGTAGGAAATATCGGGTCTTCAGAAACCCGAAAGTCAGGTGCAGGGAACCCGTACTTCGAGATGAGTGTGGCAACCGACAGAGGCATTGGTGGCGCCAAGCAGACCGTTTGGTACAAGGTCTTGCTATTCGGCGCGATGGCGCAGAAGCCCGAGGCTTTGGCGAACTACACCAAAGGCCGACAAGTTCTCGTCGAAGGTCGCCCCCAGGTGGAGGCGTACCTCAAGAAGGACGGAACACCAGGTCTGGACAACGCCATTGTCGCCATCTCCATGCCCGAGCTACTCGGCCACAAGTGA